In a genomic window of Nyctibius grandis isolate bNycGra1 chromosome 4, bNycGra1.pri, whole genome shotgun sequence:
- the DCLRE1A gene encoding DNA cross-link repair 1A protein: MSEDALLEEDIWEYKSIRRQKHQSNSESISTPVQKVSDGKCRPKRKRNRNKKKSVEKTDKLQKTEQGSRPNQDVDQCKDDSSVHSQESVGSLTEQSSQNAKPIYDGYCPSCQMPFSLLLVQTPRWHVAECLDTPGSIEKECSDGLLCTSTIPSHYKRYSHFLLAASRAGDYLVKSSATTLEGKMTYSTAKPSCSRSLVEEISQNEKPSNNVKNVPNDDCTLMVQSSLQMKSLNITSESTSSFTDVQKPQQTCQLTQTTDNTCKFEFYDFVSSQESGTGQDQCSRKDTSQPSLLQSKADFSDCEISYSPLSTFEESEEETEEEEKKVKISQNKLFKVENFEDEESNSVVFKTFDGLFIQQKPQCEHTKMGNCIVKKKRCEEVNTLNHLDGSVKTVSRGHMNSKFCNSTCVDNQHQQEVLASRSSFPFNCEEAEQPELISSAAEAGNAGSEDPGTCALDSACVSFTETSSLLVREEAGSLLTQKSNVLRDPSNTLTNTDKMTANAIGKTARQESLQSVVEEEGNLNTAALCFPSPISKTVPSLSLASMNARLSSAKELKQMDIGVFFGLKPKVKEESKGETCLSEGKQIPSSATPNGKRSRQQKRKAEGSVEDVEAVIESSSKNGAFAAVSSGGQQRWRKKFKELSTTGEGIRKKHCPFYKKIPGTGFTVDAFQYGEIEGCTAYFLTHFHSDHYCGLTKNFMFPIYCNKITGNLVKSKLRVKEEYIHVLPMDTECIVNGIKVLLLDANHCPGATMILFCLPSGSVILHTGDFRADPSMERYPALIDQQVHTLYLDTTYCSPEYTFPSQQEVVQFAVNTAFETVTLNPRTLVVCGTYAIGKEKVFLAIAEVLGSKASMSRDKYKTLQCLESAAINSLISVDWDGTLLHVLPMMQINFKSLHDHLSKFSENFDQVLAFKPTGWTYSDSCLSLVDIKPQTRGKITIYGIPYSEHSSYLEMKRFVQWLKPQKIIPTVNVGDWRARSLMEKHFRDWMTEGSRHK, encoded by the exons ATGTCTGAAGATGCTTTATTGGAAGAGGACATTTGGGAGTACAAATCCATTAGGAGGCAAAAGCATCAGAGTAATTCAGAGAGCATCTCTACACCTGTGCAGAAAGTAAGTGATGGCAAGTGCAGgccaaaaagaaagagaaatagaaataaaaaaaaatctgtagaaaaAACTGATAAGCTTCAGAAAACCGAGCAGGGATCAAGGCCAAACCAGGATGTAGATCAATGTAAAGACGACAGTAGTGTGCACTCCCAGGAAAGCGTGGGTAGCCTGACGGAACAGAGCTCACAAAATGCAAAGCCCATTTATGATGGATACTGTCCGAGCTGCCAGATgcctttctctttgctgttggTCCAGACACCTCGATGGCATGTCGCTGAATGTTTGGATACTCCAGGATCCATTGAAAAAG AGTGTTCTGATGGTTTACTGTGCACTTCCACCATTCCATCCCACTACAAGCGCTATAGCCATTTTCTACTTGCAGCAAGCAGGGCAGGAGATTATCTTGTAAAGTCTTCAGCAACCACTTTGGAGGGGAAGATGACATATTCTACTGCAAAGCCCAGCTGTTCACGAAGTCTTGTAGAGGAAATTTCACAGAATGAGAAACCGTctaataatgtaaaaaatgtcCCGAATGATGACTGTACATTGATGGTACAGAGTTCACTGCAAATGAAGTCTCTAAATATAACCAGTGAAAGTACTTCCTCTTTTACAGATGTTCAAAAGCCTCAACAGACATGTCAGCTTACACAAACCACAGATAACACTTGTAAATTTGAATTTTATGACTTTGTATCCTCTCAAGAAAGTGGAACAGGACAAGATCAGTGTAGTCGGAAAGATACAAGTCAGCCAAGTCTACTACAGTCAAAAGCAGACTTCAGTGACTGTGAAATTTCTTATTCTCCACTGAGTACTTTTGAGGAAAGTgaagaggaaactgaggaagaggagaagaaagtaaaaatatcacaaaataaGTTATTCAAAGTTGAGAACTTTGAAGATGAAGAATCTAATTCTGTGGTGTTTAAAACATTTGATGGACTTTTCATACAGCAGAAGCCTCAGTGTGAGCATACCAAAATGGGAAATtgcatagttaaaaaaaaacgcTGTGAGGAAGTAAATACATTGAACCATCTAGATGGTAGTGTAAAAACTGTTTCTCGGGGTCACATGAACAGCAAGTTCTGTAATTCAACATGTGTAGATAATCAGCATCAGCAAGAGGTGCTAGCCAGTAgatcctcttttccttttaattgcgAGGAGGCTGAACAGCCAGAATTgatttcctctgctgctgaagcagGTAACGCAGGGTCAGAGGATCCTGGTACTTGTGCTTTGGATTCTGCTTGTGTGAGTTTTACTGAGACATCATCGCTGCTAGTCAGAGAAGAGGCTGGGTCTCTTCTGACACAGAAAAGTAATGTTTTGAGGGACCCAAGCAACACTTTAACTAATACAGATAAAATGACTGCCAATGCAATTGGAAAAACAGCTCGCCAGGAGAGTTTGCAGTCAGTggtggaggaagaaggaaatcttaatacagctgctctgtgctttccCAGCCCCATCTCTAAAACTGTACCATCTCTTTCTTTAGCTAGTATGAATGCCAGATTGAGTTCTGCCAAAGAACTCAAACAAATGGACATTGGTGTTTTCTTTGGGTTAAAACCCAAAgtaaaagaggaaagcaaaggagagaCGTGTTTGAGTGAGGGAAAGCAGATACCAAGTTCAGCAACTCCCAATGGAAAGAGGTCcagacagcaaaaaagaaaagctgaagggtCTGTGGAAGATGTAGAAGCAGTTATAGAAAGTTCAAGTAAAAATGGAGCCTTTGCAGCTGTAAGTTCTGGTGGCCAACaaaggtggagaaaaaaatttaaagaattatCTACTACAGGTgaaggaataagaaaaaaacactgccCTTTCTACAAGAAAATACCAG GAACTGGTTTTACAGTTGATGCCTTCCAGTATGGAGAAATTGAAGGCTGCACAGCTTATTTCCTTACTCATTTTCATTCTGATCACTATTGTGGACTAACAAAAAACTTCATGTTTCCAATCTACTGTAATAAG ATAACTGGCAACCTGGTGAAGAGCAAACTTCGAGTCAAAGAGGAGTACATCCACGTGCTGCCAATGGATACAGAATGTATAGTGAATGGGATCAAAGTATTGTTGCTCGATGCCAATCA ttgtCCAGGCGCAACAATGATCCTTTTCTGTCTACCGAGTGGAAGTGTTATTTTGCACACGGGAGACTTCAGGGCAGACCCTTCTATGGAGCGCTACCCTGCTTTGATTGATCAACAAGTCCACACCCTTTACCTTGATACAAC ATACTGTAGTCCTGAATACACTTTTCCTTCTCAACAAGAGGTCGTCCAGTTTGCTGTCAATACTGCCTTTGAGACAGTGACTTTAAACCCACGTACTCTAGTTGTCTGTGGCACCTATGCcattgggaaagaaaaagtttttttag CAATTGCTGAAGTTCTGGGCTCAAAAGCAAGTATGTCCCGTGATAAGTACAAAACACTGCAGTGCTTGGAGTCAGCAGCTATTAATTCCCTCATCAGTGTGGACTGGGATGGTACTTTGCTTCATGTTCTTCCCATGATGCAAATCAATTTTAAG AGCTTGCATGATCACTTGAGTAAGTTTTCTGAGAATTTTGATCAAGTTCTGGCTTTCAAACCTACTGGGTGGACCTACTCTGATTCATGCCTTTCTCTGGTGGATATCAAACCTCAGACAAGAGGAAAGATCACCATATATG ggATTCCTTACAGTGAACACAGCAGTTACCTGGAAATGAAGCGGTTTGTTCAATGGCTGAAGCCACAGAAAATCATCCCCACTGTAAATGTTGGTGACTGGAGAGCCAGAAGCTTGATGGAGAAGCATTTTAGAGACTGGATGACTGAGGGCAGTAGGCATAAATAA